A region of the Paenibacillus sp. J23TS9 genome:
CTCCTGTTGTAGACCAGAAAGGTGCGTTAACAATATCCGGAACCGTGCCGGAAGCAAATATGGTGTTTAGTTTTTCTACTTCGCTTGTTGTGATGGATTCCAGGTTTAACGTTACCCCGGTTTTTTCCCTGATTTTTTGCGCTACGGGATTATTCTTCTGGTCTTGCGGGAAACCGGCTCCGCCACCGTTCCAAGCACTGAGGAAAGTCAAGGTTGCCGGCTTTATTTCATTCGTACCTGACTCTTTCGCCGTACCCGTATCAACCTTGCCTGTTTCCTCTTCTTTACCTGTCCCCGAGCATGCCGTCATGGTCACTAAAAGCAGTAAAGCGATCAGTGTCATACCAAGAACACTCCTACGCCTGTTTTTCCTCATCCTACAATCCCCTTCCATTGGACGTTTTTATATAAAAGGCTTACCCTTTTATACCAACTACTCCTTAAGAGAACCTACTAGGACCCCTTTTACGAAATACTTCTGAAGAAATGGATATACACAGATGATCGGGGTCGTGATAATGATGACGAAAGTCATCCTCAAGGCTTCCGGTGTTACACCTCGCAGTTCCATCTGAGACTCAGTCATGTTTTGAATAGCAGATCCGCTATTACCCGACGACGACGTCATCGACTGGAAAGACGCTTCGCTGATCATCTTGTTAAGGAATGTAGCTGCTGGCTGCAGTTTCTCATTCTGTATGAAAAACTGACCGGTAAACCAGTCATTCCACACGCCCACCCCGACAAACAAGGCAATGGTAGCAAGTACCGGCATCGATAGAGGCAGGATGATTCTTGCAAAGACCGACAACTCGCTAGCTCCGTCTATTCGGGCCGATTCCGACAGACCATCAGGGATCCCGTCGAAGAAGGTTTTCATGATGATCGCATTGAAAAAACTATATAGGGACGGCAATACCAACACCCAAAACGTATCCAGGATATGTAACTGCCGGTACAGGATAAAAGTCGGAATAAGACCCCCGCTGAACAATGTGGTAAAGAAAAAGAAGAATACGATATATTTTCTTCCGGGCAAACCTTTCCGCGAAAGTGCGTACGCTAATAAGGCCGTCAAAAATACGGAGCCAATTGTTACCACAAGCGTTCGGGAAATGGAAATGTAAAACGAATTTAAGATCAAAGGATTGCTAAAAGCTTTCGCATAGTTTTCTAGTGTAAATACTCGAGGAAAAAAGTAGATTCCACCCTTCATCGCATCGTAGCCGTCATTGAAAGAAAGGGCTAGAAAATAGATGAATGGATAGAGTGCCGTAGCGCAGAATAAAAGCATCACCGAATAGTTCAGCGTCATATATAATCTATCTGCCAGCGTCAGCCTTCTTACACCCATATACACACCTCCTCATCATCAGCGCTAGTTATTACCATAACGATACGTCACTCACGCGTTTGGATATTTTATTTACCGCAACAATGAGAAACAGTGAGATCGCGGACTTGAATAAACCAATGGCCGTGGAATATGCTAATTGCCCCTGTTGGAGGCCTGTTTTTAAGACATACGTGTCCAGAATTTCCGATACGCTTAATGTTGCTGGGGACTGCATCAACCAGATTTGGTCAAAACCCGCGTTCAGTATTCCGCTGAGGGAGAATATGAGCAATATGGCTATCGTTGGCGTCAGGCATGGAAGCGTGATTTTGAATAGTTTGCTCCATCGACCTGCTCCGTCGATTTCTGCAGCTTCATACAAGTGCGGATCGATATTCGTTAATGCGGCTAAATAAATAATCGAGCCCCAGCCTATACCTTTCCAGATGTCGGAAATGATGACCAATGGGTAGAATAATTCCGGCTTTCCCATAAAAAAGATCGGATCCAAACCCATTTGATACCGAATGTCATTGATAAGCCCCACGTTCGGAGACAGGATTTTTTGAAGTAAGGTAACGACAACGACCCACGAGACGAAGTGCGGCAGATAGGAAACCGTTTGAAACACTCTTTTAAATTTTTTGTGCATGACTGCATTGAGCATTAAGGCTAGGATCAACGGAGCCGGAAATCCGAAAATAAGTTTAAGGGCACTAATGGATAACGTATTCCGGAGTACATCGTAAAAACTGGAATCATTTAAAAACTGTTCGAAATATTTAAAGCCTGCCCACGGACTCCCCAATATCCCCAGATTGAATTTGTAATCCTTGAACGCGATTAAAATGCCGTACATCGGATAGTAAGCAAAAACCAGAAACCATATAATAGCAGGAAGAATAAATAAATAGATATGCCTGAAACTCCATATTTTAACTAGTTTTCTGTTCTTTTTTAATTGTTCAAATCCAGGGATAACAACATCTTTGGATACCATTCTCCGAACACCTCCTACATCTTCGTCGTACTGGATAGAGCGGTCAATCTAAGGGTCATAATCTCGAAAGGTGTGAAGGTAAGGCTCAGTGTCTGGTCGTTGATATCCAGTGGCTCTATGCGCTCTTCCAATAAACCGGCAAGCTATGCTTCAGACATCTGAAAGCCTGTGTACAGGTTCACCCAGACGGTAACGTTTAAATTCGAAAGTAGAACATAAATGGACTTCTCCAGCTCGTGAACATTGATATCAAAAATTCCGGTCTCACTTTTTCGTAAGGAATATAGCGACTGTCCCCCTCCTCTATTGCAAACGGTTTCATTTATATAGTTTAAATATATTCAATATGGTGTAAGAAAAATTCCTTAATTTCTTCATTTAGATAAAAAGTAACCGGTTGAAAAGAAGTTCTGGCGGTTTCGTTCATTAATTGGGTGATACATGGAGAAAGGAAGCTGCTGTTGGCCATGTGGGGATCCTGTTCTTGAGGTTATCGATAACGGGTTAAGCGACCCGTTTTCCGCCTTCTTTTCAGGCGCTTTTATTCCTTGGTAAGGATACATCATATTCAATATATACATGAATCAATTTCATTAGACCCGACCTAATAGAAGAGTCCAACTGGCCTCGTCCCCCTTGTCAGGTTCGAATCGAAGGCCCGTCGGACTCGTTAACAGGTAACATATATTTAAGGAGAAACGGGGGGATATCATGAGGAGAAAATGTTTTTCCCCGTCGTCTCGCCTATCACCAATTCCGGCTCCACTAGCGTTTTAATGTATTTTCCGTGTTGCCCGTCATCACTGTGAATAACCTCAAGCAGCGTGTAAGCCGCGCGGTAGCCCATGTCTCGTTCAAACTGTTTAACATGCGTAAAAGTGCTGTATCCTTCGATGATAGAAGTCGGATCGTCAAAACTGATGATTGATATATCCTCAGGCACCTTCAATCCAACTTGACGCGCAATCTGATAAATTTTCACTCCAAGACTTCCATTTAGCGTAATATAAGCCGTAGCCATTCGATTTTGGATATAGCGGTACAGCGGATGTGTTTCGGCTTGCTCAAGGCTTCCGATTTCAAAACCGGTTACGATGTGGGCAGGGTTAATTAAAGCTCCCTTTTCCTTGAAGGCATTCATATATCCATCGATCCGCTCTTGAACGGTAACGGTTTGTAACGGCGAATCGGAGCATATCGCGATATCACGATGCCCAAGCTCCCACAGGTAATTTACGGCCATGTTAACGCCTAGCCTACCGTCTGATGCTATATAATGAGTTTCCACCCCTGGGAGGTAACGGTCGATGAGAACGAACGGAAATCCCGCAAATTTCATGCTTAGTATTTCCTCGTTGAACAATTCCTCGTCAACCGGGAAAATCAGTAACCCTTCCACTCCGATTTTACTACATGTCTGGATAGCCTCTTTTTCCTTATCAATGCTGCCCTCCGATAAATAGATAATGCAGCGGTAATCGTTTTCATTTAATGCTTGCTGAATACCATGTACAAGTCTAATGGTGAAATAGTCATAGATGCTGGGCATAATGAGACCGATCAATCGTGTCCGCATTTCTCCGCTAGTTTTCTGGATAGGCTTTACGGCACCTTTAGGAACTGTCGTTGAAATTTCAAATTCAGGATTGCTTACAAAAGTCCCCTTTCCGGGCACCCTAGTGATGATTTTTTCGTTAACCAAACCGGACAGGGCATTAACAACGGTAATTTTGCTTACACCGAAACGCTCCATGAGTTCCTTTTCCGTAGGTATACGGTCTCCAACCTTTAATATCTGCGACGTTATCAAGTCTCGTATATACTCTTGAACCATCTGATACAAAGGTATTCTTTCCGTTGAGTTCATCCGAATCACCACATTTCAATTCAATATGTTCAATATATAAATTACGAATGACGCTATCGTTTTATTCCTCCACATTCCCCTTCTATTATAATGAATTAATTGAGCAACTTTTTTATAAAAGCCCTGCTTAGCAATGGATGAGTCTGCTTTTACATTTTGTAAGGAATATTCAACTAAAGGTCGAAGTATTGTCATAATTATAATTATTCATGGTTTACAGGGGGGACTGAAGTTGAACGCACTTGCCAAGCGGCATCGTTTTACAAATCGCTACACCGTATTAATCAGCTTTACGATACTGGCAGGTATCAGCCAAATGCTCTGGCTTAATTTTGCTCCCTTGATTACAATGCTGGAAACAACTTATCATGTGACGGAATCGGATATCAACTGGCTGTTGATTGTTTTTCCGCTCATTTATGTGCTTCTTTCCATCCATGCCGGAATCGTCATTGACCGCAATGGCTACCGGTTCGGGATCGGAATCGGCGGCTTACTTATGGCCATATTCGCCTGTGTTCGGATGATGGACTACAGTTTTATGTGGCTGCTGATTGGACAGATTGGGATTGCCATTGGGCAGCCGTATGTAATAAACGGGATTTCCAAGCTGGTGGTCGATTGGTTCGGTCAAAAGCAGCAGGCAATGGCGACCGGAGTGGGAACCGCTGGCATGTTCGCAGGTATGGCCCTAGCGCTTGCAGGTACACCGATGCTTGTAGACGCGGCAGGACTTCAAATGACAATGGCCATTTTTGCGGTGATCACGATCGTGTCGGCAGTGTTCTTTGCGCTTGTAGCGTATCCAAATCCGCTAAATAAGCTGGATGAACGGATGATAGGTGAATCCGGCGGTATCAGCTGGCGAGATTATATTCCGCTGCTGCGTAATCGGCAGCTCCTTTTGATTTCGGTCATTGCGCTGCTCGCACTCGGCTTCTTTAACGGCCTGACCTCATGGCTTGAGCCGATTCTAAAACCAAATGGCATTGATGCCGAAGGGGCGGGCTTGATCGGGGGAATGCTGATCATTGGAGGTATCGTTGGTTCGAGCATCATTCCAGGTATATCCGATAAGCTCGGTACGATGAAGCCTTTCCTGTGGATTAGCTGCCTGATCTCCATTGTGCTGGTCTATTTGATATGTACTATAGATCAATATATGCTTCTGCTTGTTTTGGGCGCTGTGCTCGGATTCATCTTCCTGCCCGGTTACGCTTTGCTGCTGTCGCATACGGA
Encoded here:
- a CDS encoding carbohydrate ABC transporter permease, coding for MGVRRLTLADRLYMTLNYSVMLLFCATALYPFIYFLALSFNDGYDAMKGGIYFFPRVFTLENYAKAFSNPLILNSFYISISRTLVVTIGSVFLTALLAYALSRKGLPGRKYIVFFFFFTTLFSGGLIPTFILYRQLHILDTFWVLVLPSLYSFFNAIIMKTFFDGIPDGLSESARIDGASELSVFARIILPLSMPVLATIALFVGVGVWNDWFTGQFFIQNEKLQPAATFLNKMISEASFQSMTSSSGNSGSAIQNMTESQMELRGVTPEALRMTFVIIITTPIICVYPFLQKYFVKGVLVGSLKE
- a CDS encoding sugar ABC transporter permease; amino-acid sequence: MVSKDVVIPGFEQLKKNRKLVKIWSFRHIYLFILPAIIWFLVFAYYPMYGILIAFKDYKFNLGILGSPWAGFKYFEQFLNDSSFYDVLRNTLSISALKLIFGFPAPLILALMLNAVMHKKFKRVFQTVSYLPHFVSWVVVVTLLQKILSPNVGLINDIRYQMGLDPIFFMGKPELFYPLVIISDIWKGIGWGSIIYLAALTNIDPHLYEAAEIDGAGRWSKLFKITLPCLTPTIAILLIFSLSGILNAGFDQIWLMQSPATLSVSEILDTYVLKTGLQQGQLAYSTAIGLFKSAISLFLIVAVNKISKRVSDVSLW
- a CDS encoding substrate-binding domain-containing protein; translated protein: MNSTERIPLYQMVQEYIRDLITSQILKVGDRIPTEKELMERFGVSKITVVNALSGLVNEKIITRVPGKGTFVSNPEFEISTTVPKGAVKPIQKTSGEMRTRLIGLIMPSIYDYFTIRLVHGIQQALNENDYRCIIYLSEGSIDKEKEAIQTCSKIGVEGLLIFPVDEELFNEEILSMKFAGFPFVLIDRYLPGVETHYIASDGRLGVNMAVNYLWELGHRDIAICSDSPLQTVTVQERIDGYMNAFKEKGALINPAHIVTGFEIGSLEQAETHPLYRYIQNRMATAYITLNGSLGVKIYQIARQVGLKVPEDISIISFDDPTSIIEGYSTFTHVKQFERDMGYRAAYTLLEVIHSDDGQHGKYIKTLVEPELVIGETTGKNIFSS
- a CDS encoding nitrate/nitrite transporter; this encodes MNALAKRHRFTNRYTVLISFTILAGISQMLWLNFAPLITMLETTYHVTESDINWLLIVFPLIYVLLSIHAGIVIDRNGYRFGIGIGGLLMAIFACVRMMDYSFMWLLIGQIGIAIGQPYVINGISKLVVDWFGQKQQAMATGVGTAGMFAGMALALAGTPMLVDAAGLQMTMAIFAVITIVSAVFFALVAYPNPLNKLDERMIGESGGISWRDYIPLLRNRQLLLISVIALLALGFFNGLTSWLEPILKPNGIDAEGAGLIGGMLIIGGIVGSSIIPGISDKLGTMKPFLWISCLISIVLVYLICTIDQYMLLLVLGAVLGFIFLPGYALLLSHTERLAGERYAGEATGLIMLTGNLGGVLVILGMQLVKGDSASWINSVYLMLGLLVLCVILALNIKEGRSTQLKINHKR